The genomic DNA TGCCGGAGGTACCCGGCTTGTAGTCGGCGAAGAAGTCCCACCAGGCACGGTCGACCGAACTGGGGTCCTGGAGGTACTGCTGATAGATCTCGTCGACGAGCCACTCATTGGGGCCGAAGGCCGCGGCCGGGTTCCCACCCGGGCTGGCTTGGTCGGTCGAGATGCTTGAGTTACTGGGGGACTGAGACGACACGGCGGCAACCGCCCTCTTCCGCTTCACAAGGTGATGGACAGCGGAAATCAAGGCTACGCCTCCTTGGCCATTCCTTGCAGACCGGGCCGGTCTTCGTCGTGCAAGTCACATCGGAAGGCGGGTTTCGGCGCAGGAAATGGCGGGAAACAACCTGGGTTCCGCCGCACTTCGGGTACGCAGAGCCGTGGGTACGGCCACCCGACCGTATCCCCTTTATGGAGGACACGGAGAACATGCCCTTCCGGTTCGAACCCTATGTCAACCGCGCGGCTGGGACATTCCCGGAAGAGTGACCTGGATACGGCAGCCGCGTGATGATTCGGCCACCCCGATGCGGCCCCCGTGCAGATCCACCGCCCAGCGGGCGATGGCCAGCCCCAGACCCGTACCGCCGTCGCTGCCCGGTCCGTGCGGGGACGGCGCCTGCCCCCGGTTGAACCGCTCGAAGACCCGGTGGCGCTCGGCCTCCGGGATGCCCGGACCCTCGTCCATGACCTCCAGCTCCAGTGACTCGGGATGCGCCCCGCGGCGCGCCAGCACCGTGACCCGGCCGTGCGGCGGGCTGTGCTTGACCGCGTTGTCGATGAGGTTGGCGACCACCTGGTGCAGCCGTTCCGCGTCCGCGTGCGCCGTCAGCTCGGGCGGCGACACATCCAGATGCAGATGGACGTCCGTACGGGAGTGATTGCCGGAGCCGGAGGAGAGCCGACGCTGCGAGGCGGCCAGATTGGCCTCCTTCAGCACACCCGACAGATACGGCCACACCTCGAAGCGGCGGGCCTTGAGCGCCACCACCCCGTTGTCCAGCCGGGAGAGGTCGAGCAGCGTCTCCACCAGCCTGCCGAGCCGCTCCGTCTGCTTCAGAGCCGTGCGCATCGTCTCGGGATCGGCCGGTGACACCCCGTCCACGACGTTCTCCAGCACGGCTCTCAGCGCCGCGATGGGAGTGCGCAGCTCATGGGAGACATTGGCGACCAGCTCCTTGCGATGCCGGTCCTCCGCCTCCAGATCGTCCGCCATCCGGTTGATCGTCTGGGCCAGGTCGCCCAGCTCGTC from Streptomyces sp. NBC_00654 includes the following:
- a CDS encoding HAMP domain-containing sensor histidine kinase, translating into MTRPGAGLRPFSIKAKLGTLVVVSVFITTGLLIVALRTRTEFRFITVFSVIATLLITQFVAHGLTAPLDEMRAVARSISHGDYTGRVSGAGRRDELGDLAQTINRMADDLEAEDRHRKELVANVSHELRTPIAALRAVLENVVDGVSPADPETMRTALKQTERLGRLVETLLDLSRLDNGVVALKARRFEVWPYLSGVLKEANLAASQRRLSSGSGNHSRTDVHLHLDVSPPELTAHADAERLHQVVANLIDNAVKHSPPHGRVTVLARRGAHPESLELEVMDEGPGIPEAERHRVFERFNRGQAPSPHGPGSDGGTGLGLAIARWAVDLHGGRIGVAESSRGCRIQVTLPGMSQPRG